One Trichoderma atroviride chromosome 7, complete sequence DNA segment encodes these proteins:
- a CDS encoding uncharacterized protein (TransMembrane:1 (i69-91o)) has translation MASRILLRVVSSPSSPLIRQTRLPSHLPLRPCLNIPSKYLASSRLLPAFRYVRLQSTMSEPQQKRKLQWYWKLLITLGVTAGATTGGALVADKYYMGGILSRSLRAYATLAQVGFDYKMHSGKNPKGGRVPIDELHDRNAKRVCDMIKANGGMFLKIGQAIAVQSAALPEAYQREFKDMFDDTAQDPWDDVQAVIREEFGASASQVFGDGIEREPRASASIAQVHYAKLPDGREVAVKVQKRKLAQQASWDLWTFKVLLDIAGRTTDLQIQGLGDYIMKSIMQETDFQNEAANTIRTAKLVKSDPSLSARVYIPKVYAELTSKRVLTSEWIHGANLWDRDIITGKYDASDEANTAMGLGEADVMTTVIDLFSSQMFKWGFVHCDPHPGNIFVRRLPTGKPQIVLIDHGLYVSLTDNLRRQYARFWKSLLMGDQKGLDEVSAAWGMKTSDAWADAFMSREKKPDPVGETPEERAQRALDEASGLFGEAGLYPRELLFLERNLALVQGSNRFYDSPVNRLGMIGRSAMQNLRDDSQVTFRQALSSQWSMLVLDAVFYISRWRQYMGWGKGFEAELKEAEERMAQEMKESMSGLWEVDEETQ, from the exons ATGGCTTCGCGAATTCTTTTGCGCGTCGTTTCCTCACCATCTTCGCCTCTGATACGACAAACTAGGCTACCATCACATCTTCCGCTCCGCCCATGTCTCAATATTCCGTCCAAGTATCTTGCTTCTTCGCGTCTGCTGCCTGCATTTCGTTATGTCCGGTTACAAAGTACTATGTCAGAGCCCCAGCAAAAGCGAAAATTGCAATGGTATTGGAAACTGCTGATCACTTTGGGAGTCACTGCTGGGGCGACGACTGGCGGCGCTCTCGTTGCGGATAAATACTACATGGGAGGCATCCTTTCGCGCAGCTTGCGAGCTTATGCGACACTCGCTCAAGTTGGCTTCGACTATAAGATGCACTCGGGCAAGAATCCCAAAGGAGGTCGTGTGCCCATTGATGAGCTGCACGATCGAAATGCGAAGCGAGTCTGTGACATGATCAAAGCCAACGGTGGCATGTTCCTGAAGATTGGCCAGGCCATCGCCGTACAAAGCGCTGCTCTGCCGGAAGCGTACCAGCGCGAATTCAAGGACATGTTTGACGATACCGCTCAGGATCCCTGGGACGACGTACAAGCAGTAATTCGAGAAGAGTTTGGAGCCAGCGCAAGTCAAGTATTTGGCGATGGTATAGAAAGAGAGCCCAGAGCCTCTGCATCCATAGCACAAGTTCACTATGCGAAGCTGCCAGATGGGCGGGAAGTTGCTGTGAAAGtacagaaaagaaaactgGCACAACAAGCATCTTGGGACCTGTGGACTTTCAA AGTTCTCCTCGATATAGCCGGCAGAACGACAGATTTACAGATCCAAGGCCTTGGCGACTACATAATGAAGAGCATCATGCAGGAGACTGACTTCCAAAACGAAGCAGCAAATACGATACGAACTGCGAAACTTGTCAAGTCTGATCCCAGCCTGAGTGCACGTGTATATATCCCCAAAGTCTACGCGGAGCTTACGTCTAAACGCGTGTTGACATCTGAGTGGATCCACGGAGCCAATTTATGGGATAGAGATATTATTACTGGCAAATACGACGCATCTGATGAAGCAAATACGGCGATGGGCCTTGGAGAGGCAGATGTCATGACTACAGTCATTGATCTCTTCTCATCTCAAATGTTCAAATGGGGCTTTGTACATTGCGACCCTCATCCAGGTAACATCTTTGTACGACGCCTTCCGACAGGCAAGCCACAAATAGTACTAATAGACCATGGCCTCTATGTGTCTCTCACAGACAATTTGCGGCGACAGTACGCTCGATTTTGGAAGTCTCTTCTGATGGGCGACCAAAAGGGGCTGGACGAGGTATCGGCTGCCTGGGGAATGAAGACTTCCGATGCTTGGGCAGATGCGTTCATGTCTCGCGAAAAAAAACCTGATCCGGTCGGCGAGACGCCCGAAGAGCGCGCCCAGCGGGCTCTTGATGAAGCCTCTGGCCTTTTCGGTGAAGCTGGGCTATACCCCCGCGAGCTCCTGTTCCTAGAACGGAATCTGGCTCTTGTTCAAGGCAGCAACCGGTTTTACGATTCTCCCGTCAATCGACTGGGCATGATTGGTCGTTCAGCAATGCAAAATCTGCGCGACGACAGCCAAGTGACGTTTCGGCAGGCTTTGAGCTCACAATGGTCCATGCTTGTCCTTGATGCCGTCTTCTATATCAGCCGCTGGAGGCAGTATATGGGATGGGGCAAAGGCTTTGAGGCGGAGCTcaaagaagcagaggagagaATGGCTCAGGAGATGAAAGAATCCATGTCTGGGCTTTGGGAGGTCGATGAGGAGACACAGTGA
- a CDS encoding uncharacterized protein (EggNog:ENOG41) has translation MVNNNLENRCPDGASENAEEFSGYQWTYYSSLEHGPLRSRADSFLASVSWAALLEYAAEKRNGVSCILFPDIGLGYNHMVRIIQFSDGKQWVARLRLPPLADGDSCEDALETSGIREFSTICLVRQSTHIPVPEVHAIEERSDCKVNAPFMLMDCLKGNVGMDLGMSVPPQYKKAFLRGLARIHVQLSTVLLPKIGTIVSVNADGTYQQGPIPGLGGPFDTATEFYKAWAGNTKFGMTDEQLREVCGPYAAEIIPSVSSFAKSIGELADTLSFRDHGPFPLCHGDFGHNNTIVDDQYHILGVIDWEMAFAGPWEMLGDFPLTLSIIPPAIDAPWNYNEDGSPKSADLIEQFEDQKWYVEAVKQEENSNRGNIHYLSDALGDSRRQQLATAMRMYQDGKIGTYSKIIDKFMA, from the exons ATGGTAAACAACAACCTTGAAAATAGATGCCCCGATGGCGCTTCAG AAAACGCAGAAGAATTTTCTGGGTATCAGTGGACTTATTATTCTTCTCTTGAACACGGTCCCCTTCGTTCACGGGCCGACTCATTTCTAGCATCCGTGAGTTGGGCTGCGCTTCTAGAGTACGCTGCTGAGAAAAGGAATGGAGTCAGTTGCATACTGTTTCCTGATATCGGCCTTGGTTACAACCACATGGTTCGGATAATTCAGTTTTCAGATGGAAAACAATGGGTAGCACGACTGCGATTGCCTCCTCTAGCAGACGGTGATTCTTGCGAGGATGCTTTGGAGACATCGGGAATTCGCGAGTTTAGCACGATTTGCCTCGTACGGCAGAGTACACATATTCCCGTCCCCGAAGTACACGCCATCGAAGAGCGAAGTGATTGCAAGGTGAACGCTCCATTCATGTTAATGGACTGTTTGAAGGGCAATGTAGGAATGGATTTGGGAATGAGCGTGCCGCCACAGTACAAGAAAGCCTTCCTACGTGGCTTAGCAAGGATCCAT GTCCAACTATCCACGGTGCTGCTACCCAAGATTGGGACAATTGTCTCCGTAAATGCGGATGGCACATATCAGCAAGGCCCCATTCCGGGCCTAGGCGGCCCTTTTGACACAGCGACAGAGTTCTACAAAGCATGGGCAGGCAATACCAAATTTGGAATGACGGATGAGCAATTACGAGAAGTATGTGGCCCATACGCTGCTGAAATTATCCCCTCAGTCTCGTCCTTCGCCAAGTCCATTGGCGAATTGGCTGATACATTGTCTTTCCGCGACCATGGCCCATTTCCTCTTTGTCATGGGGACTTCGGACATAACAATACCATTGTTGATGATCAGTATCATATTTTAGGCGTGATTGACTGGGAAATGGCCTTCGCTGGGCCTTGGGAGATGCTTGGAGACTTCCCTTTGACCCTGTCTATTATTCCGCCCGCTATTGATGCTCCATGGAACTACAATGAAGACGGGTCTCCCAAGAGCGCCGACCTAATTGAACAATTTGAGGATCAAAAATGGTATGTTGAAGCTGTGAAGCAGGAGGAGAATAGCAATCGAGGAAATATCCATTACCTCTCTGACGCTCTGGGAGATTCGAGGAGACAACAATTGGCGACTGCCATGAGGATGTATCAGGATGGAAAAATTGGAACTTATTCCAAGATTATAGATAAGTTCATGGCTTGA
- a CDS encoding uncharacterized protein (EggNog:ENOG41), whose translation MAASKLPTKALGRNGPLVSTLGFGAMGLSASYGFGGSDEDRFKVLDRAYELGSTFWDTADVYGDNEELIGKWFKRTGKRDDIFLATKCGGVYNASGNFTIRSDPEYVREACDKSLQLLGVSHVDLFYLHRLDKETPVELTIGALAKLKEQGKIRHLGLCEVSAETLRRAHAVHPITAIQVEYSPFSVDIEHSQVGLLSTARELGIAVVAYSPLGRGMLTGEIKSPDDFADDDFRKYLPRFSKENFPKNLALVEKLSIIAASKGITSGQLTLAWLLAQGDDIFPIPGTKKIKYLDENMGAANVTLTKDEEAEIRKAIDETEVIGGRYADEMSGHLFADTPAL comes from the exons ATGGCTGCATCCAAACTCCCAACCAAGGCTCTCGGCCGCAACGGCCCCCTTGTCTCTACATTAGGCTTTGGAGCCATGGGCCTAAGTGCCTCCTATGGATTTGGCGGTTCCGACGAAGATCGATTCAAAGTTCTTGATCGTGCTTACGAACTGGGTAGCACCTTTTGGGATACCGCAGATGTTTATGGCGACAACGAGGAGTTGATTGGTAAATGGTTCAAGCGTACGGGTAAACGCGATGACATCTTCCTCGCGACGAAATGCGGTGGTGTATACAATGCCTCTGGAAACTTTACTATACGTTCAGACCCGGAGTATGTGCGAGAAGCTTGCGACAAGTCGCTCCAGCTGTTGGGCGTATCCCACGTTGATTTGTTCTATCTCCATCGCCTTGATAAAGAAACTCCAGTCGAGCTGACAATTGGTGCTTTGGCTAAATTGAAAGA GCAAGGCAAAATCCGACATCTGGGACTCTGCGAAGTGTCTGCAGAAACACTTCGACGTGCCCATGCCGTGCATCCAATCACGGCCATTCAGGTCGAATACAGTCCCTTTTCGGTAGACATTGAACACTCTCAAGTCGGCCTTCTCAGCACAGCAAGAGAGCTTGGCATTGCCGTTGTGGCCTACAGCCCGCTCGGACGGGGCATGTTGACAGGGGAGATCAAATCGCCCGACGACTTTGCCGACGACGATTTCCGAAAGTATCTCCCGCGCTTCTCCAAGGAGAATTTCCCGAAGAACCTGGCATTGGTGGAAAAGCTTAGCATCATTGCCGCGAGCAAGGGTATCACATCGGGGCAGTTGACTTTGGCGTGGCTGCTTGCGCAAGGAGACGACATCTTTCCTATCCCTGG CACTAAGAAGATCAAGTACTTGGACGAGAATATGGGAGCCGCCAATGTCACACTCActaaagatgaagaggcggaGATTCGCAAAGCAATTGATGAGACAGAGGTCATTGGAGGCCGATACGCGGACGA GATGTCGGGCCATCTATTCGCTGACACCCCTGCTCTTTGA
- a CDS encoding uncharacterized protein (EggNog:ENOG41): MEHVGATTTDAEKATEEQQVDQSDIEQALEQHRSSKSQRTKPQILKTSERRRIQNRAAQKTYREKQKRRLQALELYAKSHTTVSQDEAAFSTPTSAVGQDVAGMLGIDSPIMGLPELLQHHSLPIPEIGINDLVSCDPSLDAAPSSRLAGGPVPIYGEYIPSSNFQGNNVQNPSKPFQEEFFSASENRPTSIAGSNAITPESSLGSFNVQHSYGQAHGDGAPNGDSHNDGDADSLLAQFLLQDDVTLSRGLLRDIRKHKVTLRDVLRLGLQSLEGRPSSTAGSMRVTESSLQQRAYLQLPDLHTNTIRLTQMSFVAAVLHNASMLGITASEIFSHDTESYFCISRGASDASKHATQEPTLDHIKEHLKPTQNQLTHRHHPYIDTLPFRAFRDRLIAVIQAQPPIINMPELCHDLQSDGVICWGSSAGAGTGHSGAPWDIRSWEVRPWFLKKWWMLTEGAEGGDVSTGEVVV; encoded by the exons ATGGAGCATGTTGGCGCTACAACGACAGATGCGGAAAAGGCAACCGAGGAGCAGCAAGTTGATCAGAGTGACATTGAGCAGGCTCTGGAACAGCACAGAAGCTCCAAATCACAAAGAACGAAGCCACAAATTTTGAAGACATCCGAGAGGAGGCGTATTCAGAATCGCGCGGCACAAAAGACTTATC GAGAAAAGCAGAAGAGACGACTGCAGGCTCTAGAGTTATATGCCAAGTCCCATACGACTGTTTCTCAGGATGAAGCAGCCTTCTCCACCCCAACGTCCGCTGTTGGCCAAGATGTAGCTGGTATGCTTGGCATAGATTCGCCAATCATGGGGCTACCAGAGTTATTGCAACATCATAGTCTCCCAATCCCCGAAATTGGCATAAATGATCTTGTAAGCTGCGACCCAAGCCTTGATGCAGCTCCTTCAAGTCGCCTAGCCGGTGGACCCGTCCCAATATACGGCGAATACATACCGAGCAGTAACTTCCAGGGGAATAATGTTCAAAATCCCAGCAAACCATTTCAGGAGGAATTCTTCTCAGCGTCTGAAAATAGGCCCACATCTATTGCCGGCTCAAATGCCATCACCCCAGAGAGCAGCCTCGGTTCATTCAATGTACAGCACAGCTATGGGCAAGCACACGGTGACGGCGCGCCAAACGGCGACTCACATAATGACGGCGATGCGGATAGTTTACTTGCACAGTTTCTCTTGCAAGACGATGTTACCCTAAGTAGAGGTCTGCTTAGGGATATACGGAAACACAAGGTTACTCTAAGAGACGTGCTAAGGCTGGGCCTTCAGTCGCTGGAGGGCAGGCCATCCAGCACAGCAGGAAGCATGAGAGTGACTGAGAGCTCATTACAACAGCGTGCATATT TACAACTCCCCGACCTTCATACCAACACAATTCGCCTCACGCAAATGTCATTTGTAGCAGCTGTTTTACACAACGCTTCTATGCTTGGCATAACGGCATCCGAGATTTTTTCACATGATACCGAATCCTATTTTTGCATCAGCAGAGGAGCATCAGATGCATCAAAGCATGCCACTCAAGAGCCCACGCTCGACCACATTAAAGAGCACTTGAAACCCACCCAGAACCAACTCACACATCGCCATCACCCTTATATAGACACTCTCCCATTTCGAGCCTTTCGCGACAGATTAATAGCGGTGATTCAAGCTCAGCCTCCTATAATCAACATGCCAGAGCTCTGTCACGATTTGCAGAGTGATGGGGTCATATGCTGGGGGTCCAGCGCAGGGGCTGGGACTGGCCATTCTGGAGCTCCGTGGGACATTCGAAGCTGGGAAGTGCGGCCGTGGTTTTTGAAGAAGTGGTGGATGTTGACGGAGGGCGCAGAGGGGGGAGATGTATCAACAGGCGAGGTGGTGGTGTGA